The following is a genomic window from Spirosoma foliorum.
GTATCGTTTCTATAGCGTAGAACATACAACGGGTATGTTGATTGCCATTGCCCTAATTACCGTTGGTTATTCCCGTTCGAAGCGCGCTTCTGATGCAACAACCAAACAACGTCTGATTGGTATTTTCTATGGCATAGGTTTGTTGCTTATTCTGGCTTCTATCCCCTGGCCATTCCGTATTATTGGTGCGAACTGGTTCTGATCAGTCCTGAAGTGAATGCAAGTCGGCCTCATTGATGAATTAGCTGTTCATCAATGAGGCCGACTTTTTTGGAATTGATATAACCCTAAATGGGTGCTTAGTTAAATATAATACTTTATTAATGTAGCATAATTATCTTACGGTCAACAAGTTGATAAATTTGGCACAAAAAAATTCGGCTAAATGGGGAAAAATTTCCTCAGTCTATAGGTAGTTTGACCATATTACGATACTTTTATAGGCGTAACCTGGATTTGACCTACTTCTATGATGAGAAAAATGCTCCTGGCAGTAGTTTGTACTGTCTCGTTTGGCATCGTTCAAGCTCAAACCGTACCCACCGTATCTAGTGACATACCCGCCGTAACTGACGTACCCACCGTAACTTCAAACAAGGCAAGCTTTTATGAGCAAATTCCGCTCGTAAATGATGTTATCAATTACGCCAAAGAGCATCTGTCAATTCGTTACCGATCTGGTGGTACGACCACTCGTGGCTTCGACTGTTCGGGATTTACCCGTTTTTGTTATAACAAGTTTGGTATCGCCCTTCCACACTCTAGTGCCGCGCAAGGTGGCGTGGGAGAAGCAGTCGACAAAGATGCCGCTCAACCTGGCGATCTGATTCTGTTTAAAGGCCATAGCTCTGGCGGTAGCCGCATTGGCCATGTCGGTTTGATTACCGAAGTAATTGGCGATCAGATCAAATTCATTCACTCAGCCTGGAATGGTGGCGTTCGCTACGACTATTTAAATGCCAGTTACTATCAGCGACGGTTTATGGGCGTTCGGCGCGTTGCGCATCTATTGGCAGAGAAGTAAAAGTAAAGCGGCCCGAAAGCCGCTCTTATTATATTACATTTCTTTGAAGCGGCTTTCCAGCCGCTTTACTTTTTTAATGTCGTTCCTGCGCCCTGATTCACGGCAGTGGCCAATTCATCAGCATGACAGATAACGACCTTTGCTACACCACTTTCCAGTGCTTTAAAGGCATTGTCTAACTTCGGGATCATGCCTTTATTGATGGCTCCGGCCGCTTTGTATTCGGCATAAAGGGCTGGCGTCAATTCGTTGATAACGCTGTTATCATCTGTTGGGTCTTTCAACACACCCTTTTTCTCAAAGCAATAAATCAATGTAACGCTATTATGCCGAACCATGTCAACCGCAATGGCCGACGCCATGGTATCTGCGTTGGTGTTGAGCAAATCGCCAGCGGTGCTGTAGGTAATTGGGGCAAAAACGGGCGTCAAATTCTGACGTAGAAAAAACTGAATCTGACCAGAATCAACTTCTTCAATATCCCCGACCATTCCATAGTCGATGTCTTTTACCGGGCGCTTTTTTGCCAGCACAGTTCCTGCATCAGCCCCTGTAAGTCCGATAGCATTAACATCCAGGGCTTGAAGTTTAGCTACGATCTGTTTATTGACTAAGCCACCATACACCATCGTCACCACATCGAGCATGGGCTGATCGGTAATACGCCGACCTTCAACCATCGTAGTTTCAATGCCAAGCTTATCTGCCACCTGGGTAGCTACTTTGCCTCCGCCATGAATCAGCACTTTAGGGCCAGTCAGGCTAGCAAACGAAGTCAGGAAGCGTTTGAGAGCATCCGGGGCGTCAATAACGTTGCCCCCTATTTTTATTACAGTAAGATTATCCATTGAAAGGGAAAAAGGAAGAGAGGGAGGAGCGGGAAGAGAGGGAGAAAACACGTACGTCTTTTGCCCCTTTCTTCCCGCTCCTCCTTTATCTCCCTAGAAGTTTAGTAATATTTCTTTCAATACCGCCTGTGCCGACCACTCGCGGTTAGCAGCCTGCTCAATAACGAGCGATTGTGGTCCATCTAATACCTCGTCGGCCACTTTCAGATTGCGTCGAACCGGTAAACAGTGCATGAATTTACCGTTGTTTGTCAAACGCAAATCGTCCATCGTTACCGCCCACGACGGGTCTTGGGTCAGCACTTGCCCGTAGTGGGTGTACGACGACCAGTTTTTCCCATAAATAAAGTCAGCCCCTTCAAAAGCTTCGTCCTGATTATGAGTCACACGGGCCTTGCCCACAAATTCGGGTGCCAGATCATAGCCTTCTGGATGGGTGATCACAAACTCAACATCGCGGGCATTCATCCATTCGGAAAATGAATTGGCAACGGCTTGTGGTAACGGCTTGAAATGCGGCAACCAGGTCAGTACAACTTTTGGCCGGGCGGGTATTATAATCGACTTCCGTTTCTCTTCTTCAATAGTAATACAGTCGGCTAACGATTGCAGTGGGTGCCGCGTTGCCGATTCGAGATTCACGATGGGAACCTTCGCATATTTAGCAAACTGATGCATCACCTGCTCCCGATAATCCTTGTCCCGGTCTTTGAGTTCAGCAAACGCCCGAATACCAATGATATCACAATAGCGTCCCATAACGGCAGCCGCTTCGCGAACGTGCTCTGCTTTGTCGCCATTCATCAACACGCCTTCTTCCATTTCCAGCCCCCAGCTATCCTGGCCCACGTTCATCGTCATGACGTTCATGCCAAGGTTTTGGGCTGCTTTCTGGGTACTCATCCGCGTCCGCAGGCTTGAGTTGAAGAAAATCATGCCAATGGTTTTGTTCTTGCCGAGCTGTTGATCGGCAAACGGATTGGCTTTGGCATCTAGGCCAGACTGGACAAGGGCGTCAATATTCGTGACGTCGGCAAGAGAGAGAAAATTGGTCATTTTTTTAAACGCAAAGGGCGCAAGAATATGAAGAGCTTATAAGTCATTTTCAACGTGACTCCATAAACTGAGCTTTACTGAATGCGTCTTTGCCTAATTTTATCAGTTTCAACTACTGTGTGCATATGATCAATTGGATAACCTTCTTTTAGCAAATTCATGACAATACGCGCAGGCTCATCAGCGGTGATAGTTGGCAAACGAAAATAGACAACACCCGGAGGACGGTATCCTAGTTTAAAAATCAGAGTACCATAATCTCCATCAAACGTAAGAATAATGCGATTTTCACGAATTGCAAGTCCAGTTACATCTATATCAGTTACACTGGGCATCTCATACGCAATATGTTTAATATCGTACCCAGCTTCAAGCAATATCCGAAAGGCGGTAATAGGAAAGTTTTCATCTGCCAGAAACTTCATGAAGCTTGGCGTAAATTAGTCGATGGGAAATAAACCAAGTTATCTTTCATTGTAGCCGAAACATAGGCAAAAACAGCTTGTAAGGCCTGTTTGGTCAATCTTGGATAATTATCCAACAAATCCTGCTCAGTCCAACCATCAGCCAGACGCTCCAGTAAAAATTCGACCGATAATCTGGTGCCTTTAATAACGGGCTTTCCTAAGAGTACCGACTCATCCGAGTGAATATAGTCTTGCCAATTCATAGCTAAGTTGTTTTAATAAAGATAGCCTAATAGTGATTTACACTAATAGACAGGTCATAACTAATCGAAGTTATGACTGGGTAGGCTCTCAGAATCAGTAGTAATTTTGCAAAGTTTTTATTTAAACCTGATTACTTCCATGCTTACCCAACCACTCTCCGAAATCGAAATTGACAACTTAAAAAAATTACTTCAGTCTGATTGTGAAAACGACCCAAAGTCTTTGGAAGAAATTCGTGAGCTTTCATATCGAGGTATGATTACTTCAGCAAACTCTCAATCACTAAAATCTTATGGATCAAAAAGCTCTGATTGGTATGCTGTAAAATACGCCCAAAGTACAGCTTACCTTGTCTTAAACTTTGGGCATGCACAACAAAAAACGAATGCTATCAATGCACTACAAAAAGCTATAGATTTTGG
Proteins encoded in this region:
- a CDS encoding C40 family peptidase, with product MMRKMLLAVVCTVSFGIVQAQTVPTVSSDIPAVTDVPTVTSNKASFYEQIPLVNDVINYAKEHLSIRYRSGGTTTRGFDCSGFTRFCYNKFGIALPHSSAAQGGVGEAVDKDAAQPGDLILFKGHSSGGSRIGHVGLITEVIGDQIKFIHSAWNGGVRYDYLNASYYQRRFMGVRRVAHLLAEK
- the argB gene encoding acetylglutamate kinase; amino-acid sequence: MDNLTVIKIGGNVIDAPDALKRFLTSFASLTGPKVLIHGGGKVATQVADKLGIETTMVEGRRITDQPMLDVVTMVYGGLVNKQIVAKLQALDVNAIGLTGADAGTVLAKKRPVKDIDYGMVGDIEEVDSGQIQFFLRQNLTPVFAPITYSTAGDLLNTNADTMASAIAVDMVRHNSVTLIYCFEKKGVLKDPTDDNSVINELTPALYAEYKAAGAINKGMIPKLDNAFKALESGVAKVVICHADELATAVNQGAGTTLKK
- a CDS encoding N-acetylornithine carbamoyltransferase, producing MTNFLSLADVTNIDALVQSGLDAKANPFADQQLGKNKTIGMIFFNSSLRTRMSTQKAAQNLGMNVMTMNVGQDSWGLEMEEGVLMNGDKAEHVREAAAVMGRYCDIIGIRAFAELKDRDKDYREQVMHQFAKYAKVPIVNLESATRHPLQSLADCITIEEEKRKSIIIPARPKVVLTWLPHFKPLPQAVANSFSEWMNARDVEFVITHPEGYDLAPEFVGKARVTHNQDEAFEGADFIYGKNWSSYTHYGQVLTQDPSWAVTMDDLRLTNNGKFMHCLPVRRNLKVADEVLDGPQSLVIEQAANREWSAQAVLKEILLNF
- a CDS encoding DUF5615 family PIN-like protein — protein: MKFLADENFPITAFRILLEAGYDIKHIAYEMPSVTDIDVTGLAIRENRIILTFDGDYGTLIFKLGYRPPGVVYFRLPTITADEPARIVMNLLKEGYPIDHMHTVVETDKIRQRRIQ
- a CDS encoding DUF433 domain-containing protein — translated: MNWQDYIHSDESVLLGKPVIKGTRLSVEFLLERLADGWTEQDLLDNYPRLTKQALQAVFAYVSATMKDNLVYFPSTNLRQAS